In Aquincola tertiaricarbonis, the genomic stretch CCAGCGGCGCGGTGAAGATCCGCATCGACCAGCGCTACCCGCTGGCGCAGGCGGCCGAGGCGCACCGCGAGCTGGAGTCGCGCGCCACCACCGGCTGCACCATCCTGCTGCCTTGAGCAGCCGGCGGTTCGCTCAGGTGTAGGTCATCCACCCGGCGCAGTCCGGGTGCTCGAAGTGCGGCAGACCGTTGAAGCTGACCAGCATGTGCCGCTTGGGCGTGTACGCGAACTCGGTGAGCGAGCAGTTGCGCATGCGCAGGTTCAGCTCGATGGTGGTTTCGGCCGTGGTGCCCAGCACATGGCCCACCGCGGTGGAGATGGGGCCGCCGCTGGACACCAGCAGCACGTCGCCCTGGTGCTGGCTGCGCACATGGTCCAGCGCACTGGTCACACCGCGCAGAAACTCCGCGTAGCTGGGCATGCCGGCCGGCTGGGTCTCGCCGCGCATCCAGCGCGCCAGGCCTTCGCGCAGCAGGCGGAAGTGATGGCGCACCAGCTCGGGCGTGTCGGGCTTGGCCAGCGGCTCGGAATGGAAGGCGGCTATGACCGCTTCGCTGTCGTATTCGTTCAGCCCCGGCCAGGCCAGCGCGGGTGGTTGCAGCCGCAGCCCTTCGCAGATGCCGTCGAAGGTCTGGCCGTGGCGGCGCAGCGTGCCCACGAGGGCCACCTCGAAATCCACGCCCTTGGCGCGGAAGTACTCGCCCAGCCGCACGGCCTGCCGTCGGCCCAGCGTGCTCAGCTGGTCGTAATCGTCGGCGCCGAAAGACGCCTGGCCGTGCCGTACGAGGTAGAGGGTGCCCATGCGGCCATTCTGCGGCGGCCGCGGCGCCGCACCCGTCACACAGGTGTCAGCGCGAGCTGCGCACCCGCCGCAGCTCGTCCAGGATCAGGCAGATCGCGCCCAGCGTGATGGCGCTGTCGGCCAGGTTGAAGCTGGGGAAGTACTTGCCGCCGGCATGCACCTGGATGAAGTCGACCACGTAGCCGTGGATGGCGCGGTCGATCACGTTGCCGATGGCGCCGCCCAGGATCATGGCCAGCGCGAAGCAGAAGAGCTTCTGCCCCGGGTGCTTCTTCAGCATGACCACGATGAACACCGACACCACGGAGGCCAGGCCGATGAAGAACCAGCGCTGCCAGCCCGAGGCGTCAGCCAGGAAGCTGAAGGCCGCGCCGTGGTTGTGCACCCGCACCACGTTGAAGAAGGAGGTGACGGTGCGGCTGTCACCCAGCTGGAAGTAGCCGACGATCAGCGTCTTGGTGAATTGGTCCAGCAGGATGACCGCCAACGCCAGCCCCAGCCACACGGCCAGGCTGGGGGACGACGACGAGGCGGGGGAGCGTTTGGCCATGAGCGGTATGAACCCTCGGAATGTCAGGCGACGAGGCGGGTTTCACCCTCGCCATACAGATTGCTGGTGCAGCGGCCGCAGATCGTCGGGTGGGCGGGATCGCTGCCGACGTCGGTGCGCCAGTGCCAGCAGCGCTCGCACTTGGTGGCGGTGGACGGTGTGACCTGGATCGTCAGCTCGTCGGCCGCGGCCAGCACGGCCTCGCTGGTGATGAAGACGAACTTCAGGTCTTCGCCCAGCGAAGCCAGGATGGCATGGTCTTCGGCCGGGGCGCCCACGGTCACGTTGGCCTGCAGCGAAGAGCCCACGCCGCCTTCGGCGCGTACCGCCTCGATGGCCTTGTTGACCGCATCGCGCACCGCATGCACGCGGTTCCACTTGGCGATCAGGCCTTCGTCCGCCTGCGGCAGCGACCAGTAGTGCTCCACGAAGATGGTGCGCTCGCCGCCGAACACGCGCCAGGCCTCTTCAGCGGTGAAGCTGAGGAAGGGCGCCATCCAGCGCAGCATGGCCTGGGTGATGTGCCACAGCGCCGTCTGCGCGCTGCGGCGCGCCAGGCTCTTGGGTGCGCTGGTGTACAGGCGGTCCTTCAGCACGTCCAGGTAGAAGGCGCCCAGGTCTTCGCTGCAGTACACCTGCAGCTTGGCCACCACCGGGTGGAACTCGTACTTTTCGTAGTGGGCCAGCACCTCGGCCTGGAACTGCGAAGCCCGCGCCAGCGCGTAGCGGTCCACTTCCAGCATCTGCTCCAGCGGCACCGCGTCGGTCTTCGGGTCGAAGTCGGACACGTTGGCCAGCAAAAAGCGCAGCGTGTTGCGGATGCGCCGGTAGGCGTCCACCACGCGGGCCAGGATCTTGTCGTCGCCGGCGATGTCGCCGGAGTAGTCGCTGGCCGCCACCCACAGGCGGATGATCTCGGCGCCCAGCTTCTTGGTGATGTCCTGCGGGTCGATGCCGTTGCCCAGCGACTTGCTCATCTTGCGGCCCTGGCTGTCCACGGTGAAGCCGTGGGTCAGCAGGCCGCGGTAGGGCGCGCGGTCGAACAGCGCGCAGGCCAGCAGCAGCGACGAATGGAACCAGCCGCGGTGCTGGTCGTGGCCTTCCAGGTACAGGTCGGCCTCGGGGCCCGACTGGTGATGGCCCGGATGCTCGGCCGTGCCCTGATGGGTGCCGCGCAGCACGTGGAAGAAGGTGCTGCCCGAGTCGAACCACACCTCCAGGATGTCGGTGCTCTTGGCGTAATGCGGCGCGTCTTCGGCGCCCAGGATTTCCTCGGGCGTCACGCGGCTCCAGGCCTCGATGCCGCCGGCCTGCACGATGTCGGCGGCCTGGTCCAGGATCTCCATCGTGCGCGGGTGCAGGTCACCCGTCACCTTGTGCAGGAAGAAGGGGATGGGCACGCCCCAGCTGCGCTGGCGGCTGATGCACCAGTCGGGCCGGTTGGCGATCATGTCGTGCAGGCGGGCGCGGCCGTTCTCGGGGTAGAACTGCGTCTGCTCGATCGCGTCCAGCGCCAGCTGCCGCAGCGTCTTGGGCGCCTTGTCCTTGGTGAACACGCCTTCGCCTTCATCCATGCGGATGAACCACTGCGCCGCGGCGCGGTAGATCACCGGCGTCTTGTGGCGCCAGCAGTGCGGGTAGCTGTGGGTGATGTCCTTGGTGGCGAACAGCCGGCCGGCGTCCTGCAGCGCCTGGATGACGTTGGGCACCGCCTTCCAGATGTGTTGGCCGCCGAACAGCGGGAAGTCGGCCGCGTACACGCCGTTGCCCTGCACCGGGTTGAGGATGTCCTCGACCTTGACGCCGTTGGACACGCAGGAGTTGAAGTCGTCCAGGCCGTAGGCCGGCGACGAGTGCACGATGCCGGTGCCGTCGTCGGCGGTGGCGTAGTCGGCCAGGAACACCGGGCTCAGCCGGTTGTAGCCCGGGTGCACCTCGGCCAGCGGATGGCGGAACTTCAGCCCATCCAGCGCCTGGCCCTTGACCGTGGCCAGCACGGTGCCGTGCAGGCCGTAGCGCTCCATGCACTTGTCCACCAGCGCGGCGGCCAGCAGCAGCACGCCCCGCTCGGTGTCCACCAGGCTGTAGTCCAGCTCGGGGTTGAGGTTGAGCGCCTGGTTGGCCGGGATGGTCCAGGCGGTGGTGGTCCAGATGACGACGAAGGCGGGCTTGTCGAGGCCGGGCAGGCCGAAGGCGCGCGCCAGCGCGGCCGGGTCGTCGGCCAGGAAGCCGACGTCCAGCGTGGTGCTCTTCTTGTCGGCGTATTCGATCTCGAACTCGGCCAGCGAGGAGCCGCAGTCGAAGCACCAGTACACCGGCTTCTGGCCGCGGTAGACGAAGCCGCGCTCGATCACGCGCTTGAAGGCGCGGATCTCGCCCGCCTCGTTCGCGAAGTCCATGGTGCGGTAGGGCCGCTCCCAGGTGCCCAGCACGCCCAGGCGCTTGAAGTCGGTGCGCTGCTGCTCGATCTGCTCGGTGGCGTAAGCACGGCTCTTGGCCTGCATCTCGTCACGGCTCAGGTTGCGGCCGAACTTCTTCTCGATCGCGTTCTCGATCGGCAGGCCATGGCAGTCCCAGCCGGGCACGTATTGCGCGTCGAAGCCGGCCAGCTGCCGCGCCTTGACGATCATGTCCTTGAGGATCTTGTTGACCGCATGGCCCATGTGCAGCTGGCCATTGGCATAGGGCGGGCCGTCGTGCAGCACGAACAGCGGTGCGCCGCAGCGGGCATCGCGCAGCTGCTTGTAGGTGCCTTGGTCCTCCCACTGCTTGACCCAGCCCGGCTCGCGCTTGGGCAGGTCGCCGCGCATCGGGAACGGGGTGTCAGGCAGGTTCAGGGTGGCGCGGTAGTCCGTGGCGTCGGAGCCGCTGGCGGTGGGGGTGTCGGTCTTGTCGGTCATGGCGCTTGCCGCACCCGTTGGGCGGGTGCGCTCGTGGCATCAAGGCAAAGTGGGGCGGTGCAGCCGGTCAGGTCGCTGGCCGGCAGGTGCGCGGCAGCAGCGGCCGCAGCCCGGCGTGCGGCGGCAGGATCAGCGCGCGCGCCGAATTCGGTCGCGCGTGGTCTGCCGGCGGCCGGCGGCATGCCAGCGCAGCAGATCGAGCAAAGTCCGGTCGGTGGCCATCCGTGGATTCTAGGTGGATCGCCACGTCATGCCGGCAGCGCCGGCTTGCGCCCGCGCACGGCATGCGCCGTGGCCCGCACCACCAGCGGCCCGGGGCCGGGTGGCAGGCGACGGCGCACCGCGTCCTGCAGCTGCTGGCGTGCGCCCTCTTCCAGGCTGCTGAGGCCGGGCGCCAGCCGGGGCCCGCTCTGCGCAATCTGCCAGAAGGCCTCGAAGCTGTCGAACTCGCGGGTGACCTCATAGCGGTCGGTGGCCACGTCCACGAAGCCAGCCTGTTGCCACAACGCCTGCAGCTGCTGCAGCTCGGCCGCCTGCGGGCTGGGCGGCCACAGCGGCGCCACACCCAGCTCGGCCAGCGAGTCCTGGATGACCGCGAACGGAAAGCCGCCGCCCAGCAGGTCCCAGGCGTAGGCCGAGGCGCTGCCGCCCGGGCGCAGCACGCGCGCCATCTCGGCCACGGCGCGTGCCGGCTCGGGCACGAAGAAGATGACCAGCGCCATCACCGCCGCGTCCACGCTGGCATCGGCCTGCGGCAGCGCCATCGCATCGCCCACCTCGAACACCGCGCCCGCGGTGCCGGGCCGCTGGCGCGCGAAGGCGATCTGCGCCGGCGAGGGGTCGATGCCCTGCACCGAAGCCGGTGCGCAGCGCTGCATCAGCAGCTCGGTGAAGGCGCCGTTGCCGCAGCCCACGTCCAGCCAATGGCCGCCCGGCTCGGGCGCCAGGAACTGCAGGAAGCGCTCGCCGGCCAGGCGGCTCCAGCGGCCCATGAAGGCCTCGTAGGCCGCGCCATCTTCAAAGCGGATCGAGGGGCTGTTCATCGCTGCAGTATGCGTCGCGCACCGTCACCACCACCACGGTGCCGCGCGGCCCGCTGTGGATGCGCAGCCGCGCGCCGATGGACTGCGCCCGTTCACGCATGCCGGTCAGGCCGAAATGCCCGGCGCTGGCCGCGGCTTCGGCCTGGCGGGCGTCGAAGCCGTGGCCGTCGTCGGTCACGCGCAGCAGCAACGCGCGGCTGCCATGGCGCAGGCGCAGCACCACCCGCCGGGCGTTGGCATGGCGCAGCGCGTTGCACAAGGCTTCGCGGCCGATCAGCACCAGCTCTTCGGCCACGACCGGCCGCACCGGGCGCGCAATGCCGCGCTGCTCGAACAGGCAGAAGGTGCGCGGAAAGTCGATGGCCAGTTCGTCCACCGCAGCGCTCAGCGCACGCGGCAGGCTGCGGCGGGCGGCGGTGCCGGGCAGCGCCTCTGCGCCTTCGGCCCGCGCGCCGCCGGGCGTGCGCAGGGCGCTCACGCGGTCGCGGCCTTCGTCCATCACCTCCTGGGCGCGGTCCAGCGCATGCAGCAGCCGCGCCTGCAAGGGCGAGCCGGCCGGCGCCTCCTCGGCCGCGGCCTGCACCTGCAGCGTCAGCCCGGTCACGCCCTGCAGCAAGGTGTCGTGCAGGTCGCGGGCGATGCGTTCACGCTCGCGCAGCCGCACTTCGGCCTGGGCGTGCAGCCGCTGCGCCAGCGCCCGCACCCGCCAGCGGTACAGCAGCGCGCCGGCGCCCAGCGCCAGCAGCAGCAGCGCGGCAGCAAAGCTGCGCGTCTGCCACCAGGCCGATGGCACGACCAGGGTCACGCGGGCGCCCTGGTCGTTCCACACGCCGTCTTCGTTGGCGGCCACCACCTGGAACTCGTAACGGCCGGGGCCCACCCGGGTGTAGCTGGCTTCGCGCCGCGGCCCGGCCTCGCGCCAGTCGGCGTCGTAGCCCACCAGCCGGTAGCGGAAACGCACGCGCTGCGGCACGCCCAGGCTGGTGGCGGTGTAGTCCAGCCGCAGGTCGGCCACGCCGCCGGTGGGCAGTTGCATCGGCAGCGCCGGGTCGAGCTGGTGCCCATCGGCCACCACCGCCTGCAGCAGCACGGTGGGCGGCAGCGGGTTGCGTCGCAGCCGCGCGGGGTCGATGACGAAGAGGCCGCTGGGCAGGGCCGCCCACAGCCGGCCGTCCTGCGCCTGCACCAGCGAAGGCAGCGGCCGTATCTGGCTGGCGCTGCCCTGCAGGCCGTCGTCGCCATCGAAGCGCCGCAGCACGGGCGCATGGCCGGGCTCGTCGAGCGCACGCCGCCATTCGGCGCGGGCGATGCGCAGCAGGCCGCTGGCCGCATGCACCCACAGCTCGCCGTCGGGCGTTTCCACCAGGCCGGTGACCACCGCGGGCTGCACCGCCTCACCCGGCAGCGGCATGGTCTTGACGCGGCCGCCTTCATACAGCGCGATGCCGCGCTGGCCGCCCAGCCACACCCGCGGCCCGCGTGCGTGCACCACCGAGATGGCGCCGATGTCCAGCCCCTGCGCCGGGCCCAGGCGCAGCACCTCGTCGCCATCGATGCGCGCGGCGCCGCGGTCCACGTAGCCGATCCACAAGCGGCCCTGTGGGTCGTTGCCCAAGGACATGATGCGGGCCGCGGGGTCGTTGTCCAGCTGCTGCCACTGGTCGCCCACCCGCTTGAAAGTGCCCTTGACCACCAGGTGCGCCCACAGCGCGCCGGCCGCGTCGGTGGCCAGCGCGTGCACCGGCGCAAAGGCCATGCCCTGCGGCGCGTCACCTTCGTCGGGCCGCGGCACCCGCTGCGGTGGCTGGCCGGGCACGATGCGCCACAGCGCGCTGTTGGAGCCCACCCACACCACGCCGCGGGCGTCGCGGTGCACATGGGTCAGGCGCTGGCCGGCCAGGCCCAGCGGCTGCACCTGCAGCGGCGGCTGGCCGGGCGCGGCCACGCGGTACAGGCCCCCCAGCTCGGAGATGGCCCAAACGCCGCCATCGGCCGCGGCGGCTACGCCCACGCCGCCATCGGCGCCCTGCAGCGGCACGCGGGTGACGTGGGCCTGCCGCAGCCGGTGAAGGCCGGCGGCAGTGCCGATCCAGACGTTGCCTTCGCGGTCTTCCAGGAAGCTTTGCGCATCGGCCTCCAGGCCCTGGGCGGTGCCGAAGGCCTGCAGCTCGGGCCGGCGCACGCCGTCCACCACCGGGCCTTCGGTGGGGCGGGGCATGCGCAGCAGCCCCTCGCCGCTGCGCACCCACAGGCCGCCATCGGCATCGAACCAGTGCCGGTCGCCCTGCGCCGGAAAGGCCAGCGGCAGCACCCCGCTGGCGGCGCCGAACTGGCCGCCTTCGTGGGCCAGCGCCACCAGCCGCTGGCGGCTGAAGTCGGCCGCCCACACCTGGCCACCGGGCGATACCGACAGGAACGGGAAAGAGGGCAGTGGCGCCTGCACCCGCTGGAAGTGGTCGGCGCCCGCGGCCAGCGCATAGGCACCGGTGCGCGCCGTGACCCACAGCGTGCCCTGCCCATCGCGCACCAGGGTGCGGAAGGGCACGGGCTCACCATCCAGCGCAAAGCCCTGCCATTGGCCGTTCTTCAGCCGCGCCACGCCGCCGGTGAAGGCGCCCCACACGTCGCCGGCCGCGTCCACCGCGAAGTCCCAGCAGTTGCCCACCGGCAGGCCGGGTACGGCATGAAAATGCTGCAGCCCGCCCGGCCCCAGGATGCTGACGCCGCCGAAGCGGTGGCCGATCAGCAGCCGGCCATCGGGCAGCGCATGCAGCGCGGTGACGCTGCCCGACAAGTGGGCATGGCCGGCCAGCGGGTCCACCCGCTGGAAGCGCACGCCGTCGAAGCGCACCAGCCCGCCGCCCGTGCCCAGCCACAGGAAGCCGTCGGGGGTCTGCGCCATCGCGACGATGTTGGCAGGCGCCTGCGCGTCATCGCGCCAGGTGGTGTGGTGGGCCTGGGCCACGGGCAGCGCAGCGTCCAGCGCCCAGGCGGGCGCGGCCAGCAGCGCCGCCCACACCGCAGCGGCAGAAAAACGGGCAAACAGTGGCAAAGGCGGCACCCCAACAGGCGGCATGCATTTTGTGCGGTGCGCGCCTCGTGGTGGTTCTCAAGCCCGCTCAGGAATGGCCGAAGGATGGCGGTGGCACGTCAGAAAAAAGCGCTGCCTCCATTCCCGTGGCAGTGATGTCATATTGAATTTCAATTCGGCACTATTCAAATGAAGCTATCCACTCGCTTGGCATTGGGGTTCACGGTCACCATCGCCCTGGGCGTGGGCATTGCCGGCTACAGCGCCTACGCGCTGAACGAGCTGGCCGGCAAGGTGGATGAACTGGCCAGCAACCGCATGGTGAAGGTGGCGCAGTTCAGCCGCCTGAACGACAACTTCAACACCATGGCCCGCGCGGCGCGCAACCTCATCATCAGCACCGATCCGAAGGTGGACGAAGAAGAGAGGGCCCGCTTGAAGGCCGCGCAGGCCGACAACGAAGAGCTGCTCAAGGCCCTGGACGGCACCATCCAGACGCCGGCCGGCCGTGCGCTGCTCAAGACCATCCTCGACAACCGCGGGCCCTATGCCGCCGCGGTGGACAAGGCGATCCAGCTGTCCACCGATCATCCCGCCGAAGCGGGCCAGCTGCTGTTCACGGAAGTGCGCGGCTTGCAGGGCGTGGTGTTCAAGGCGGTGGAAGATTCCAAGAAGCAGCAGCAGGCTCTCGCGGACAACCTGGCGACCACCGCCGAAGCGGCCGCCCGGCACGCGATGTCGGTGGCCGGCGTGCTGGCCCTGCTGATGAGCGCGGTCGGCGGCCTGCTGGCCTGGCGCGTCTCGCGGCAGGTGATGGGCGCGCTGGGTGCCGAGCCCGAGGCGCTCAACGCCACCGCCGCCCAGGTGGCCGACGGCGACCTGAGCCAGTCCATTCCCCTGCAGCCGGGCGACACCACCAGCGTGATGGCCACGCTGGCGCGCATGCAGGCCGAGCTGAACCGCGTGGTGGGCTCGGTGCGTTCGGGCGCCGACAGCGTGGCCACGGCCAGCGCGCAGATCGCCCAGGGCAACAACGACCTGAGCCAGCGCACCGAAGAGCAGGCCAGCAACCTGGAAGAGACCGCCGCGTCGATGGAGCAGATCGGCTCCACGGTGCGCGGTAACTCCGACAACGCGCAGCAGGCCAACCAGCTGGCCCAGGCCGCCAGCGACGTGGCCAGCCGCGGTGGCCAGGCGGTGGAGGCGGTGGTGTCCACCATGCGCGAGATCAGCGACAGCTCGGGCCGCATCGCCGAGATCATCGGCACCATCGACGGCATCGCCTTCCAGACCAACATCCTGGCGCTGAACGCGGCGGTGGAAGCCGCCCGGGCCGGCGAGCAGGGCCGCGGCTTTGCCGTGGTGGCCGGCGAAGTGCGCACGCTGGCCCAGCGCAGCGCCGAAGCCGCCAAGGAGATCAAGGCGCTGATCCACCAGAGTGCCGAGCGGGTGGAGCAGGGCACCAAGCAGGTGGACGAAGCCGGCGCCACCATCACCGAGGTGGTGACTTCCATCCGCCGCGTGACCGACATCGTGGGCGAGATCAGCTCCGCCTCGCGCGAGCAGACCTCGGGCATTGCGCAGGTGAGCGAAGCCGTCTCGCAGATGGACCGCGCCACGCAGCAGAACGCCGCGCTGGTGGAAGAGTCGGCCGCCGCGGCCGAGAGCCTGAAGCTGCAGGCCCAGCAGCTGGTGCAGGCGGTGGCGGTGTTCAAGCTGCGTGCGCATGGCGCTGCGGCCAACACACCAGCTCCCGCTGCCAGCCCGGCGCCCAGGCCCGCACCGGCGCCCGCACCCACCGCCCATGCCAAGGTCGCCCAGCAGGCGCTGAAGCAGGCGGCCCGCAAGCCGGCCGCACCGGCGCCCCGCACAGCCGCACCGACGCCGGCTGCCGCGCGGGCACCCGCCCCTGCACCGGCCGCTGCACCTGCACCTGCCGCAGCTGCGCCTTCGGCCGACGACTGGGAAACGTTCTGAACGCGGAAAGGGGCTTCACCGCGCTGTCATCGCACGGCCGTAAGGTCGCGCGGTTTCAGCAGCCGGGCTCGGCCCCTTTCCCATGCAACACCTCACTCCCTGGCGCGCCGGCCTGCGCCTGGCCTTGATCTGCGCCAGCGTCTCGCTGGCCTTTCCCGCTTCGGCGGCCGTCGTCATCAGCCAGGTGTATGGCGGTGGCGGCAATTCGGGCTCGGTGCTCAAGAGCGACTTCATCGAGCTGCACAACAACGGCAGCCAGGCCGAGGACCTCAGCGGCTGGTCGGTGCAGTACGCCTCGGCCAGTGGTGGCACCTGGCAGGTGAGCACGCTGCCGGCCGGCACCCGCCTGGCCGCGGGCCGCTACCTGCTGATCAAGCAGGCTTCGCAAGGCGGCGGCAGTGTCGACCTGGTGCCTGACTACAGCCCCAGCCCGGCCATCGCGATGGCGGCCGCCAGCGGCAAGGTGGCGCTGGTCAACAACGCCAATGCACTCAGCGGCACGTCTCCTGCCGGGGTGGTGGACATCGTCAGCTACGGCAGCGCCACGGCCACCGAAGGCACGCCGGCCGGCCTGCTCTCGGCCACCAACGCCGCGCTGCGCAAGAACGGCGGCTGCGACGACAGCAACAACAACAGCGCCGACTTCAGCGTGGAAGCCGCCGCGCCGCGCAACGGCAGCACCGCCGCCCTGGTGTGCAGCAATGCACCGGGCGATGGCGGCGGCAGCCAGGCGCAGGCCGCGCGCATCTTCGCCATCCAGGGCAATGGCCGCAGCAGCCCGCTGGTGGGCCGGCAGGTGGTCACCAGCGGCGTGGTCACGCGCATCAACAGCAACGGCTTCTTCATCCAGGACCCGACCGGCGACAACGACCCGGCCACGTCCGACGGCATCTTCGTGTTCACCGGCAGCAGCACCTACGGCCCGGTGGCGCTGGACAACCTGGTGCAGGTGACGGGCACGGTGGCCGAGTTCAACACCGGCGCCTCCACCAACGCCGTGACCGCGGCCAACCCGGTGACGCAGCTCACCGCCGTCAGCGGCGTCACGCTGCTGGGCAGCGGCCAGCGCATCACCCCGGTGGTGGTGCAACTGCCCGAAGCGGTGGACGGCGACCTGGAGCGCTACGAAGGCATGCTGGTGACCCTGCCCGGCCCCTTCACCATCGCGCAGAACTACTTCCAGGGCCGCTACGGGCAGTTGACGCTGGCCTACGGCGACCGGCTGGAAACGCCCACCAACCGTTACCGCCCCGGCCCGCAGGCACAGGCCCTGGCCGACGAGAACAGCCGCCGCCGCATCGTGCTGGACGATGGCAGCGCGCTGCAGAACCCCAACCCCACGCCCTACCTGGGCGCCGATGCGCTGCCGCGCGCCGGTGACCGTGTGGGCAGCCTGACCGGCGTGATCGACTACGGCCTGGCCACCAGCAGCAATGCCGACGCGGGCGACTACAAGATCCACCCGACGGTGGCGCCGGCCTTCAGCACCGGCAACCCGCGCAGCACCGTGCCCGCCGCCGTGGGCGGCAATGTGAAGGTGGCCAGCTTCAACGTGCTGAACTACTTCACCACCTTCACCAACGGCGCCACCGCCAGCGGCCAGAGCGGCCAGGGCTGCAGCCTGGGGGCCAGCGTGTCGGCCGCCAACTGCCGCGGCGCCAGCAACGCGGTGGAGTTCAACCGCCAGCAGGCCAAGATCGTGGCCGCGATGGCCGCCATTGATGCCGATGCCTTCGGCCTGATGGAGATCCAGAACAACGGCAATGGGGCGGTGCAGAACCTGGTGGATGCGCTCAACGCCAAGGTGGGCGCCGGCCGTTATGCGGCCGCCGCGCTGCCCGCGCAAAGCACCGGCACCGATGCCATCCGCGTGGCCATCGTCTACCAGCCGGCGCGCCTGGCGGCCGTGGGCCAGCCGGTGAGCGACACCGACCCGGTGAACAACCGGCCCACGCTGGCGCAGACCTTTGCGCTGGCCAACGGTGAGCGCTTCACGCTGTTCGTCAACCACTTCAAGAGCAAGAGCAGCTGCCCCGCCGCGGGCGATGCCGATGCCGCCGGCAACACCGACGCGGGCGATGGCCAGGGCTGCTGGAACGCGCTGCGCCTGCAGCAGGCCCAGCGGCTGCGCAGCTTCGT encodes the following:
- a CDS encoding ExeM/NucH family extracellular endonuclease, whose translation is MQHLTPWRAGLRLALICASVSLAFPASAAVVISQVYGGGGNSGSVLKSDFIELHNNGSQAEDLSGWSVQYASASGGTWQVSTLPAGTRLAAGRYLLIKQASQGGGSVDLVPDYSPSPAIAMAAASGKVALVNNANALSGTSPAGVVDIVSYGSATATEGTPAGLLSATNAALRKNGGCDDSNNNSADFSVEAAAPRNGSTAALVCSNAPGDGGGSQAQAARIFAIQGNGRSSPLVGRQVVTSGVVTRINSNGFFIQDPTGDNDPATSDGIFVFTGSSTYGPVALDNLVQVTGTVAEFNTGASTNAVTAANPVTQLTAVSGVTLLGSGQRITPVVVQLPEAVDGDLERYEGMLVTLPGPFTIAQNYFQGRYGQLTLAYGDRLETPTNRYRPGPQAQALADENSRRRIVLDDGSALQNPNPTPYLGADALPRAGDRVGSLTGVIDYGLATSSNADAGDYKIHPTVAPAFSTGNPRSTVPAAVGGNVKVASFNVLNYFTTFTNGATASGQSGQGCSLGASVSAANCRGASNAVEFNRQQAKIVAAMAAIDADAFGLMEIQNNGNGAVQNLVDALNAKVGAGRYAAAALPAQSTGTDAIRVAIVYQPARLAAVGQPVSDTDPVNNRPTLAQTFALANGERFTLFVNHFKSKSSCPAAGDADAAGNTDAGDGQGCWNALRLQQAQRLRSFVAQRQAAVGSTDALLIGDFNAYAQEDPVYQLTSSGFTDESGRFERFGYSYVFDGAAGRLDHALASTSLSARVTGVTHWHINADETLLADYNQEFKAPALCSGNPCPADPYQPNPYRSSDHDPVVVGLQIVKSIVGGTARDTLVGTAGDDRIVGGANPDVLTGGAGNDVFVYQSLRDAGDTLTDFTPGADRIDLSALLASIGASPATAFSQGIVKLVAAGDDLLLQIDTDGAGPVAPRTLATLKNLRLNQIQPQRDLGVQ